The nucleotide window TTataacttatttgtttaaataaacctGGTGTGTACTATACATTAACTATGCAATCAGAAAGTAGGTCATACAACCTGAAAACCACACTGGTGGTGTTTCACTTTCAACTTTTGGTAACAGACTGTAAATGACTTGCCCCCTAACATTAACCATAAATGGACAAACCTGAAGCCTGAAGGTTCTTAAACAGCGCAGTGAGATCTGACACTGAGCAGGATGCAGAGCCCTATGGTCCCACTCAACGTTCCTCTGAGCGATGGCAGAGGAGCAGGGACAGTCGTGGTGTCCATGCCGGAGCATCCACCTGATTATACAGTGTGGTCTATTGCCACCTTCTTCTATGGCAACCCGTGCTGTCTGGGCCTGGTCGCTTTGATTTTCTCCATGAAGGTGagtcataaataaaatgtatatatggaGATAATTTATATAATCTAATAAGATGATAATGTACAAGAAAAGAGAGATAATTTACATAGTCATTTTAAAATTTCTCCTCCAAAATCtcagatgattcgttccacaacccaaaaatattaataaacagaaaaagtaattaatacaaaaatcaaacaaatttacctgaattttacatttgaaaagaAACGGCTGTGACAAagccagagagaggagaggaggagaaatGGGACTACTGTATAGATTGActttctcacactcacacacacacacacacacacacaccaggttaAAATTTTTGCAGACCATGGTACAAGAtacaaggtttcactgtagttgTTGTAGAGCAAGGATGTCTTCAAAAGTTCTTTCTACattcaaaaaataatattaaagcaGTCAATAACTGGTGTGACGTCCCtctgcttagttttactgaacatcctgcagaagAAGCCACACTCCTCCTAAATAATTTCTTAcatctgctttcttttctggcctaCAGATATTTTTTCATAAGGATAAAATTTAATAAGAATACCTAAGactttacacagtactgtatatagtggaaccttggattgcgagcataattcagatgaacatttttaatgacactcgagtgcgtgcacacacagtAATGCAATCACTGGTGTAaagttaaaatgaaacaaattaacccgcactttatctttaaaaagtaatggggcagaacagtgtttccattagagtgtctgtatgtgtgtgtgtgtgtgtgtgtgtgaaggcgagagaagAAAGCGGGGGCACactcgcatacacacacaagaacGGAATCAGTGCTTTTCAAGAGAAAAACAGGATCTTTATCAAGAAACCTCTCTGACACTTGCTTTTACTTTACGTTTGCAAACTTTGACGTGTGTAAAAGGacgatacatacacacacaaaaataaaagatgctttttgCGCACACACGGTGTTATAGTAAAAAGTACacatgcatggatgttgactatacaagtggCGCACGCTCACTGAGACCGAGCATGGAAGATGATTactcacaattccgcagtgcaaaaCAGAGAGGAACCATtggctcagcgtcaaaacaagaagagcATGCGTGCCACATGATATTTACTTGCTTGTTTAACAAggcaaaatttataaaaaaaacttttggaaCGCTCGCAAGCCGGGTTACTCGCAATTccaggttccactgtatactgaTTGTGAGTACTGATTTTGCAAGTCAGAAATTTACATGAATATTCATATAAATGATAATCAAAGGCTTAGTCAATCAGCCCTTTAACACACTTttgtataataaacagtacaaacaTTTGAGCACAACAAAGAGCATCCTGATCTTGACTGGTGCTTCATTTTCACTTATGaattgtaatgtttttaaaagatttcgtgcttgtgtgtgtttcagtccaGAGACCAGAAGATGGTGGGTGACATGATTGGAGGGAAATCTTATGGCTCCAAGGCACGCCTTTTCAATATCATTGCACTTGTGCTTTTCGCCATATTTATCATACTTTTCATAGTGATAATGGTAAAGACTGTTTCTGCAGTTTCCAGCATCAGTAACTATTACAGCAGAGGAAGAACCTATGGAAACTACTAAAACCCTCATGTGATTTCTCAgaagaaaaaatgtgttgttaatGTCCAATTAATAAGCACAAAATCATATATCTGTAAAATTAGTAATAAAAGACTCTTAGTGATCAAACTATTGACTTATGTTgtgtatttaattatattaaaaataa belongs to Clarias gariepinus isolate MV-2021 ecotype Netherlands chromosome 2, CGAR_prim_01v2, whole genome shotgun sequence and includes:
- the LOC128517987 gene encoding dispanin subfamily A member 2b-like gives rise to the protein MQSPMVPLNVPLSDGRGAGTVVVSMPEHPPDYTVWSIATFFYGNPCCLGLVALIFSMKSRDQKMVGDMIGGKSYGSKARLFNIIALVLFAIFIILFIVIMVKTVSAVSSISNYYSRGRTYGNY